In a single window of the Litorilituus sediminis genome:
- the mobF gene encoding MobF family relaxase, with protein MLTISRLGKCSDQSKIAYYTEIASLKYYSNEYEPQGYWFGNLSSQLKLNGKGVTHEDLLNLAQGYAKDGKKSLVKNAGKEHWIGSDLTFSAPKSVSVLFGLSELKERTQIQQCHQKAIEKTLKYIEKHIIQTRSGFDEYKNRQRVNTNKALFAVFEHASSRKLDPQLHSHCLLLNLTYQNGKGFSSLETLKLHQYQKALGVMYRNELSHQLNKTLNLAVQHDEEFFKLPMVPDELCKTFSKRTEQITDAIAKEALISNAITKGKAALFTRDKKEHLPRKNLHEYWRVESENWIPHYPENAFVHDYALSDFKTKMLSELVEHQSIFQHKHMLEVINRYAQWLGLGIDAALDYLKQLVQDKELLTIVHPTLGECFTTQAQLNLEKSFYFDAINYSALKSHAINYQLSPDSTLNNEQKSALLGVISKGGLSAINGLPGTGKSYLLKELNAAYSANKYKVIGCCVAAKAAESLQESSGIKSQTLDSLLLSLENGSKKLNEKTVMVLDEAGMVGVKKLNRLFEFVEMARAKLVLVGDYNQLNPIQAGNPYYRLKDKIPFFELNNIQRQKHEKDRQNVLNIKNGHILEVLNDLDESGNLSFEKEHIQAKANLVNDWYNSFKSSPLENIMIASTRQDVADLNKLARQKLKLDEKLSGLTVQMLNHEDQLLDLQKGDRVMFRKNAHEIEVSNGSTGEIEKVQQLIDRSLNITIALDNGKQVEFNTKYYTALDYGYGMTTHKSQGLTCDNAYIFFSERYLSKELAYVKMSRSRNAPRVYCSSALMEKTEYLHEIAFKTQLETEKIDAFELE; from the coding sequence ATGCTGACGATCAGTAGATTAGGAAAGTGCTCAGATCAATCGAAAATAGCCTATTACACAGAAATTGCTTCACTAAAATACTACTCGAATGAATATGAGCCACAAGGTTATTGGTTTGGCAATTTATCGAGCCAATTAAAATTAAATGGTAAAGGAGTCACTCACGAAGATTTACTTAATCTGGCACAAGGTTATGCAAAAGACGGTAAAAAATCATTAGTAAAAAATGCAGGTAAAGAACACTGGATTGGCTCTGATCTTACTTTTAGTGCTCCTAAGAGTGTTTCGGTTTTGTTTGGTCTTAGTGAATTAAAGGAAAGAACTCAAATACAACAATGCCATCAAAAAGCTATTGAGAAAACACTAAAATACATTGAAAAACATATTATACAAACCCGTTCAGGCTTTGATGAGTATAAAAACAGACAGAGAGTAAATACTAATAAGGCGCTGTTTGCTGTATTTGAACATGCAAGTTCACGTAAACTTGACCCACAGCTCCATTCGCATTGCCTTCTACTAAACCTTACATATCAAAATGGTAAAGGGTTTAGTTCTCTTGAAACACTTAAATTACACCAATATCAAAAAGCCTTGGGTGTTATGTATCGTAATGAGTTGTCTCATCAATTAAATAAGACTCTTAATTTGGCTGTTCAGCATGACGAAGAGTTCTTCAAATTACCAATGGTTCCAGATGAGCTATGTAAAACGTTCAGCAAGCGAACTGAGCAGATAACAGATGCGATTGCGAAAGAAGCTTTGATCTCTAACGCTATAACCAAAGGTAAAGCAGCACTTTTTACAAGAGATAAGAAAGAACATTTACCCCGTAAGAACCTACATGAATATTGGAGAGTTGAGTCAGAAAATTGGATACCACACTACCCAGAGAATGCTTTTGTGCATGATTATGCATTGAGTGATTTTAAAACAAAAATGTTATCTGAGCTGGTTGAACATCAGTCTATTTTTCAACATAAACACATGCTAGAAGTTATTAACCGATATGCTCAGTGGCTTGGTTTAGGCATTGATGCCGCTTTGGATTACTTGAAACAATTAGTACAAGACAAGGAGCTATTAACAATTGTTCATCCAACCTTGGGCGAATGTTTTACAACTCAGGCACAATTAAATTTAGAGAAAAGTTTTTACTTTGATGCTATCAACTATTCGGCATTAAAAAGCCATGCGATAAATTATCAGCTGTCACCAGATTCGACTTTAAACAATGAGCAGAAAAGTGCTTTGTTAGGGGTAATTTCAAAAGGCGGTTTATCTGCAATTAATGGTTTACCTGGTACAGGAAAGTCGTATTTGTTGAAAGAGTTAAATGCTGCCTACTCGGCAAATAAGTATAAAGTTATTGGTTGTTGTGTTGCAGCCAAAGCTGCCGAAAGCCTGCAAGAAAGTTCAGGTATTAAATCTCAAACGTTAGACTCATTGTTGCTGTCCTTGGAAAATGGATCGAAAAAGTTAAATGAAAAAACAGTAATGGTTCTGGATGAGGCTGGGATGGTTGGAGTTAAAAAGCTCAATCGCCTATTTGAGTTCGTTGAAATGGCAAGAGCCAAGCTCGTTTTGGTTGGTGATTATAATCAGTTAAATCCGATACAGGCGGGCAATCCATATTATAGGCTTAAAGATAAAATACCTTTTTTCGAACTCAATAATATCCAACGTCAGAAGCATGAAAAAGACCGCCAGAATGTTTTGAACATTAAAAATGGTCACATTTTGGAGGTCTTAAATGACTTAGACGAGTCTGGAAATTTGTCATTTGAAAAAGAGCATATTCAAGCCAAAGCTAATTTGGTAAATGACTGGTACAACTCTTTTAAATCTTCTCCTCTTGAAAACATTATGATTGCTTCAACGAGACAGGACGTAGCCGATTTAAATAAGCTTGCAAGACAAAAGCTGAAGTTAGATGAAAAGCTTTCTGGCTTAACCGTTCAAATGTTAAACCACGAAGATCAACTATTGGACTTACAAAAAGGTGATCGGGTTATGTTTAGAAAAAATGCTCATGAGATTGAAGTAAGTAATGGCAGTACAGGGGAAATCGAAAAAGTACAGCAACTTATTGATCGTTCTCTCAATATCACAATCGCATTAGACAATGGTAAACAAGTAGAGTTTAACACTAAGTATTACACTGCGTTGGATTATGGCTATGGCATGACAACGCATAAATCGCAGGGGCTAACCTGTGATAACGCATACATATTTTTCAGTGAACGTTATCTATCCAAAGAGTTGGCTTATGTAAAAATGAGCCGTTCTCGCAATGCCCCCAGAGTATATTGTTCGAGTGCATTAATGGAAAAAACAGAATACCTTCATGAAATTGCATTTAAAACACAGCTTGAAACAGAGAAAATAGATGCTTTTGAATTAGAGTAA
- a CDS encoding type IV secretion system DNA-binding domain-containing protein: protein MLKQAAPDNLNTSKSPSSVATYSIPFVVLCSLLAYFSTSFGSSYLLLFEYFELLTVDKFCEILNSTLQVNLGFGDNEYTLSQWYLSIDRSNQTVVLASVIASQIIALLLAVYSGLWAKKKTLSLGERKISGTDYLEFEQAESRLSELLKSEYEFSGYGLPIHHHLKLPKGREGQHVLICGQIGSGKTSILLPVVSSIIESKEKSIIYDIKGDFSAYYRHNEHVQVLAAFDQNSLQWAICKDVYDYNSAMQFAEAIIPENQKQDPLWVQSSRIILVGICQVLIKKHGANKWGWKDLSDMLKLPEKYLHRELMSVNPVAGQLVDEKSKTSKSMVLTLQSYTAPIHQIALAWNNAENGISLNDWVSDEHSKIRTVILQQNPRYKALSEAVCNLALCFISSQLLSLEDDTEREFYFVLDEIFHLNFPIIDFMTVSRSKGARILIGIQDLALLTRKMSKEEVMSLASMVGTTIMLRVGSMGDTIKTIADSLGSQEIERLQSNFDEEGQATFSWQRVTLPIVRKEDLLALPQPSKKGIHGYLSIAGTGMVGKLCWKLPKVRKLSKPFELADWIKKSKEDNKEVNHADDQ, encoded by the coding sequence ATGTTAAAACAGGCAGCACCCGATAATTTAAATACATCAAAAAGCCCTTCTTCCGTTGCAACATATAGTATTCCGTTTGTTGTTCTGTGCTCACTATTGGCTTACTTCTCAACGTCTTTCGGTTCTTCATATCTACTGTTATTTGAATATTTTGAATTGCTTACGGTAGATAAATTCTGTGAAATATTAAATTCAACATTACAAGTGAACTTGGGATTTGGAGATAATGAGTACACTCTAAGTCAGTGGTATTTATCAATAGATCGAAGTAACCAAACCGTGGTTTTAGCAAGCGTAATTGCTTCACAAATAATTGCTTTGCTACTCGCTGTTTATTCTGGGCTTTGGGCGAAGAAAAAAACGCTTAGTCTGGGGGAGCGCAAAATATCAGGAACAGATTATTTAGAATTTGAACAAGCTGAATCAAGGCTTTCAGAGCTTTTAAAATCTGAGTATGAGTTTTCAGGTTATGGTTTACCTATACATCATCATTTGAAATTGCCAAAGGGAAGAGAAGGTCAGCATGTTCTGATATGCGGGCAAATTGGTAGTGGTAAAACTTCGATTTTACTGCCAGTAGTTAGCAGCATTATTGAATCCAAAGAAAAGTCCATTATCTATGACATCAAAGGTGACTTTTCCGCTTATTATCGCCATAACGAACACGTACAAGTTTTGGCTGCATTTGATCAAAACTCACTTCAATGGGCTATTTGCAAAGATGTATACGATTATAACTCAGCAATGCAGTTTGCAGAGGCAATAATTCCTGAAAATCAAAAACAAGATCCCTTATGGGTTCAATCGAGCCGAATCATTTTAGTTGGTATTTGTCAGGTGTTAATTAAAAAACATGGGGCAAATAAATGGGGGTGGAAAGATCTCTCTGATATGTTGAAGCTGCCTGAAAAATATCTTCACAGAGAACTAATGAGTGTTAACCCTGTTGCAGGTCAGTTGGTAGACGAAAAATCTAAGACCAGCAAGAGTATGGTGCTTACATTACAATCTTATACTGCGCCAATACATCAAATAGCGTTGGCATGGAACAATGCTGAAAATGGTATTTCATTGAATGATTGGGTGTCTGATGAGCACAGCAAGATTAGAACTGTAATCTTGCAACAAAATCCGAGATATAAAGCTTTGTCAGAAGCCGTATGTAACTTAGCTTTATGCTTTATCTCAAGTCAGCTTTTATCGTTAGAGGACGATACTGAGCGAGAATTTTATTTCGTGTTAGACGAAATTTTTCACCTAAATTTTCCAATCATAGATTTTATGACGGTATCGAGGAGTAAAGGCGCAAGAATACTGATTGGGATCCAAGATTTAGCTCTTCTGACTCGCAAGATGAGCAAAGAAGAAGTTATGTCCTTAGCGTCAATGGTTGGTACAACAATTATGCTCAGGGTTGGTTCTATGGGAGATACGATCAAAACAATAGCTGATAGTTTAGGCTCTCAGGAAATTGAAAGGTTGCAATCAAATTTTGATGAAGAAGGACAAGCTACTTTTTCATGGCAAAGAGTAACTCTGCCTATTGTTAGAAAAGAAGACCTGCTGGCACTACCTCAACCAAGTAAAAAAGGCATACACGGCTACTTGTCTATTGCAGGTACTGGCATGGTTGGCAAGCTCTGCTGGAAATTGCCTAAAGTGAGAAAGTTATCAAAACCTTTTGAACTGGCTGATTGGATTAAGAAATCGAAAGAAGATAATAAGGAGGTTAACCATGCTGACGATCAGTAG
- a CDS encoding DUF6290 family protein — protein sequence MEKSRKFSIQLPENEYRFLKQIAAMQNTTMAQLIRTAWFEKANSLSAMEDIETKLSALQDLAKETAKSEQLGELFKENAKRQKRLYQKLIDIEKALGGKSC from the coding sequence ATGGAAAAGAGTAGAAAATTTTCGATACAGCTTCCAGAAAATGAGTATCGTTTTTTGAAGCAGATTGCTGCTATGCAGAACACAACAATGGCACAGCTTATAAGAACCGCATGGTTTGAAAAAGCGAACTCATTATCGGCTATGGAAGATATCGAAACAAAGCTTTCAGCTTTGCAAGACTTGGCAAAGGAGACAGCAAAATCGGAACAATTAGGAGAGTTATTTAAAGAAAACGCAAAACGTCAAAAAAGACTCTACCAAAAGCTAATAGATATCGAAAAAGCTCTGGGAGGTAAGTCATGTTAA
- a CDS encoding DNA methyltransferase has protein sequence MLQLLKLCHQVTPIGGTCIDLYNGSGTTGIACAKEGFSYIGIEMNKKYCDISIGRINEALRQFDCDITCTLETLAYSANDPEFNVTNPAA, from the coding sequence ATCTTACAGCTCTTAAAGCTATGCCATCAAGTTACTCCTATCGGTGGAACTTGTATTGACCTCTACAATGGCTCAGGCACAACAGGTATTGCATGTGCTAAGGAAGGCTTCTCTTATATCGGTATTGAAATGAATAAGAAATACTGTGATATCTCAATTGGAAGAATCAACGAAGCATTGCGTCAATTTGACTGTGACATAACCTGTACACTTGAAACCCTCGCATACTCAGCAAATGATCCTGAGTTTAATGTGACGAACCCTGCCGCTTAA
- a CDS encoding pyocin activator PrtN family protein, with protein sequence MSNRIKNQVSTTLQSLKEEFNETLFVRLDRISERYLGMKTATAKRRAGECALPFPVSRLNDSQKSPYVVQLTVLADYIDNRFRADYDEWKKAQYAN encoded by the coding sequence ATGTCTAATCGCATTAAAAACCAAGTTTCAACTACTTTGCAGTCTTTGAAAGAAGAGTTTAATGAAACGCTTTTTGTCCGTTTGGATCGAATATCTGAGAGATACTTAGGTATGAAGACTGCTACGGCAAAAAGAAGAGCTGGGGAGTGTGCTTTGCCATTTCCTGTATCTCGGTTAAATGATTCACAGAAGTCACCATACGTTGTTCAATTAACGGTTCTTGCTGACTACATAGATAATCGGTTTAGAGCTGACTATGACGAGTGGAAAAAAGCACAGTATGCGAATTGA
- a CDS encoding acyltransferase family protein translates to MTRYLALDAFRGITIALMILVNTPGSWSHVYAPLLHAKWHGCTPTDLVFPFFLFIIGSAMFFSFKKTNFAASTPQFLRIVKRGFIIFFIGFMLNIIPFNSDPDTWRIMGVLQRIGIAYIFAATIVLLLNRRGIFIVSAVILIAYWGLLLSVGAEQAYSLEGNIVRQFDLAVLGASHMYGGLGIAFDPEGILSTIPAIVNMLLGFEVTRYLTSIKDKKESVIKLILIGGLAIGFALLWSLVLPINKSLWTGSYVIYTTGFACLLLALFVWLIDMLQQQKLAEPLLVYGTNPLFVYVLSYLVATFYMNVFVGEQTLYDWLFILISTHIEATFASFLFAFSHVVVFWYVSLILYRKKIFIKI, encoded by the coding sequence ATGACAAGATACCTTGCCCTTGATGCCTTTCGAGGCATTACTATTGCACTAATGATATTGGTTAATACTCCAGGCAGTTGGAGTCATGTCTATGCTCCGTTATTGCATGCGAAATGGCATGGCTGTACCCCTACGGATTTAGTGTTCCCTTTCTTTTTATTTATTATTGGCTCAGCCATGTTTTTTTCATTTAAGAAAACTAACTTTGCTGCCTCTACGCCACAATTCCTGCGTATTGTTAAACGTGGTTTTATCATATTTTTTATTGGCTTTATGCTTAATATTATCCCATTTAATTCTGACCCTGATACCTGGCGAATTATGGGGGTATTACAGCGCATTGGAATCGCTTATATTTTTGCAGCAACCATTGTGCTTTTGCTTAATCGTCGCGGTATTTTCATTGTTTCAGCTGTGATTTTAATCGCATACTGGGGCTTACTGCTTTCGGTTGGCGCCGAGCAAGCCTATAGTTTGGAAGGAAATATTGTTCGTCAGTTCGATTTAGCTGTGCTTGGTGCTAGCCATATGTACGGCGGCCTTGGTATTGCGTTTGATCCTGAAGGTATATTGAGCACTATTCCTGCCATAGTGAATATGTTGCTGGGCTTTGAAGTAACTCGCTACTTAACAAGTATTAAGGATAAGAAAGAAAGCGTAATTAAGTTAATTTTAATTGGTGGTTTAGCTATCGGTTTTGCCCTTTTATGGAGTCTAGTTCTACCTATTAACAAATCATTGTGGACGGGCTCATATGTAATTTATACCACAGGTTTCGCTTGTTTATTATTGGCTTTATTTGTTTGGTTAATTGATATGTTGCAACAGCAAAAATTAGCTGAGCCTTTGCTTGTTTATGGTACTAACCCGCTATTTGTTTATGTTTTATCCTATTTAGTTGCAACCTTTTATATGAATGTTTTTGTCGGAGAGCAGACACTTTATGATTGGTTATTTATTTTAATCAGTACGCATATTGAAGCGACCTTTGCATCGTTTTTATTCGCCTTTAGTCATGTCGTGGTGTTTTGGTATGTTTCTTTAATCTTGTATCGCAAGAAAATATTCATCAAAATCTAG
- the zur gene encoding zinc uptake transcriptional repressor Zur: MTDSSAQQLLAQAQQVCAKKGARFTKVREQVFLLLAKHNGAVGAYDLLDELKALDPSAKPATIYRALDFLSKQGFVHKIESINAFVMCHHFGECNHPVQLLICDDCGQVDEIQSNNFDLALRAMADASGFTISHQIVEAHGSCRSCTAQAN, encoded by the coding sequence ATGACTGATTCATCGGCACAACAATTATTGGCGCAAGCACAACAAGTCTGTGCAAAAAAAGGCGCTCGATTCACAAAAGTTCGTGAACAAGTTTTTTTATTACTTGCAAAGCATAATGGTGCGGTAGGTGCTTATGACTTACTTGATGAACTAAAAGCGCTTGATCCTTCTGCTAAACCGGCGACTATTTATCGCGCCTTAGACTTTTTAAGCAAACAAGGCTTTGTTCATAAAATAGAATCAATTAACGCCTTCGTTATGTGTCATCATTTTGGTGAGTGCAACCATCCTGTGCAATTATTAATTTGCGATGATTGCGGCCAAGTTGATGAAATTCAATCAAATAACTTTGATCTTGCTTTACGTGCCATGGCTGATGCCAGTGGCTTTACTATAAGCCATCAAATAGTTGAAGCGCATGGCAGTTGTCGTTCTTGTACAGCGCAAGCCAATTAA
- a CDS encoding chemotaxis protein CheX, producing the protein MNVEFINPFLSSMLNVMSTMAQMELTPEKPKLKKDEVAMGDVSGLIGMVSEQAKGSLSITFDSALAIATMKGMVGEAPDEVNEEITDLVGEITNMVTGGAKRMLSEKGFEFDMATPVVVSGPDHTIHHKAKGPVVIIPLGSPTGKAYIEFSFDE; encoded by the coding sequence ATGAATGTAGAGTTTATTAACCCCTTTTTATCTTCAATGTTAAATGTAATGTCAACTATGGCTCAAATGGAGTTAACTCCTGAAAAGCCTAAGTTGAAAAAAGACGAAGTAGCCATGGGTGATGTTTCAGGTTTAATCGGCATGGTTAGTGAACAGGCTAAAGGCTCATTATCTATCACATTTGATTCTGCGTTAGCTATAGCAACAATGAAAGGCATGGTTGGTGAAGCGCCTGACGAAGTTAATGAAGAGATCACCGACTTAGTTGGTGAAATAACCAATATGGTCACAGGTGGCGCGAAAAGAATGCTGAGTGAAAAAGGCTTTGAATTTGATATGGCAACCCCTGTCGTTGTTTCTGGCCCTGACCATACTATTCACCATAAAGCTAAAGGCCCTGTCGTAATAATTCCTCTTGGCTCTCCAACCGGTAAAGCCTATATTGAATTTAGTTTTGATGAATAA
- a CDS encoding methyl-accepting chemotaxis protein, with protein MSLIKHAPFKTKLILLVTPAIVGLIFFCALLIKQNISIVNSSKDIDLLTQLATFNSALVHELQKERGASAGYIGSKGAKFANTLSTQRLATDRAFEQRTAFLNDNLDAITQQEIVQATRQSNKELAKLSDIRSQIDALSIAGKVAISYYTNNNAQLINVVAHISQTSSNGEIANSLQAYYNFLQGKERAGIERAVMTNVFAKGAFSGNFYQRFIALMTEQQSYFDTANKMTTQQLRQAFDDAMAHSSVAKVLEYRDVALVSMGVEKLSVDSQDWFNNTTQRINQLKTVEDKIVASLLQLSHKHLSNAQFMLTLTVVIAGVIISLSIFLSYYISKVIMQQLSLISQAITKADEQSDLSSQAELTCHDELGDIAKRLNKMLKAFQHAILAIDDSSAKLAESSEHSSKATLNNQLHLETQQSETALVATAIEEMSATVQEVAANSAQSAEAAVEVDTVASQGVEQINQTREQMQALSDEMSNANQLIAQLQQSSNNITSFVDVIKSVAEQTNLLALNAAIEAARAGEQGRGFAVVADEVRTLAQRTQESTAEIDTMVGKFQHDAEQVSNSINQCVASVGSSVEQTDLLEEKLQTLSESATSISDMSSQIAVATEEQVAVANEMAGNIERISELSVNNTQEGENIRQASEQQSALAAELLKLANKFTC; from the coding sequence ATGTCTTTAATTAAACACGCCCCCTTTAAAACGAAGCTGATATTGTTGGTAACTCCGGCAATTGTAGGTTTGATCTTTTTTTGTGCTTTGTTGATTAAACAAAATATCTCTATTGTAAATAGCAGTAAAGATATCGACTTATTAACACAGTTAGCCACTTTTAACAGTGCCTTGGTACATGAGCTGCAAAAAGAGCGTGGAGCATCAGCAGGATATATAGGCAGTAAAGGTGCTAAGTTTGCTAATACCTTATCGACACAACGACTCGCCACTGACCGTGCTTTTGAACAGCGTACCGCCTTTTTAAACGATAATTTAGATGCGATAACTCAGCAAGAAATTGTTCAAGCTACCCGTCAATCAAATAAAGAACTAGCTAAGCTCTCAGATATTCGTAGCCAAATTGATGCCTTAAGTATTGCTGGCAAAGTTGCGATTTCTTACTACACCAATAACAACGCGCAATTAATCAATGTTGTTGCACATATCAGTCAAACGTCTTCCAATGGTGAGATTGCTAATAGCCTACAAGCCTATTACAACTTTTTGCAAGGTAAAGAAAGAGCGGGTATTGAACGTGCGGTTATGACCAATGTCTTTGCCAAAGGCGCTTTTTCAGGAAATTTTTATCAGCGATTTATTGCCTTAATGACAGAGCAACAGTCGTATTTTGATACCGCGAATAAAATGACCACGCAGCAATTAAGACAAGCATTTGATGATGCTATGGCTCATTCTTCGGTTGCTAAAGTGCTTGAATATAGAGACGTTGCTTTAGTGTCTATGGGTGTGGAAAAGTTATCTGTCGATAGCCAAGACTGGTTCAACAATACCACGCAACGTATTAACCAATTAAAAACCGTAGAAGATAAGATAGTTGCTAGCCTGTTACAGTTAAGTCATAAGCATTTAAGTAATGCGCAATTTATGCTGACCCTGACGGTTGTTATTGCCGGTGTCATTATCTCGTTATCTATATTCTTATCTTACTATATTAGTAAAGTAATAATGCAGCAGCTGAGTTTGATTTCACAAGCAATTACCAAAGCTGATGAACAAAGCGATTTAAGCAGCCAAGCTGAGTTAACTTGCCATGATGAGCTAGGGGACATTGCTAAACGCCTTAATAAGATGCTGAAGGCATTCCAGCACGCAATTTTAGCGATAGATGATAGTAGCGCAAAATTAGCTGAAAGCTCAGAGCATAGCTCTAAGGCGACATTGAATAATCAACTTCATTTAGAAACGCAACAATCAGAAACAGCGTTAGTTGCCACAGCAATAGAAGAAATGAGTGCTACCGTTCAGGAGGTTGCTGCTAATAGTGCACAATCAGCAGAGGCGGCAGTAGAAGTCGACACAGTGGCAAGCCAAGGTGTTGAGCAAATCAACCAAACACGTGAGCAAATGCAGGCGTTGTCAGATGAAATGAGTAATGCCAACCAGCTGATTGCCCAGTTGCAACAAAGTAGCAATAACATTACCTCTTTTGTTGATGTCATTAAAAGTGTTGCCGAGCAAACTAACTTATTAGCATTAAACGCAGCAATTGAAGCTGCACGCGCTGGCGAGCAAGGCCGAGGTTTTGCGGTAGTTGCTGATGAAGTAAGAACATTGGCACAGCGTACGCAAGAGTCAACCGCTGAAATTGATACTATGGTAGGTAAATTTCAGCATGATGCAGAGCAAGTATCCAATTCAATTAATCAATGTGTTGCCAGTGTTGGTAGTTCAGTTGAACAAACTGATTTACTGGAGGAAAAATTACAAACCTTGTCAGAGTCAGCAACATCTATCAGCGATATGAGCAGTCAAATTGCCGTTGCAACAGAAGAGCAAGTGGCTGTTGCTAATGAAATGGCGGGTAATATTGAACGTATTAGTGAGCTATCGGTAAATAATACCCAAGAAGGTGAGAACATTAGGCAAGCAAGTGAGCAGCAAAGTGCCTTAGCTGCTGAGTTGCTTAAATTGGCTAATAAGTTTACCTGCTAG
- a CDS encoding flavin prenyltransferase UbiX, whose protein sequence is MSQFQDKITIAITGASGAKYALRLLECLLAADYQVYLLCSSAGRVVLDTEVGLKLPSGPQAATDYLTQKYRAKVGQITVFGKEQWFSPVASGSAAPKRMVVCPCSTGTLSAISHGMSDNLIERAADVVIKERGQLILMVRETPFSTIHLQNMLNLSQLGVTIMPAAPGFYHKAESIDDLIDFMVGRVLDHFGIEQDIMPRWGYNL, encoded by the coding sequence ATGAGTCAGTTTCAAGATAAGATAACCATTGCTATTACAGGTGCGTCTGGAGCTAAGTATGCGCTGCGCCTGTTAGAGTGTTTACTTGCTGCTGATTATCAAGTGTATTTATTGTGTTCTAGTGCCGGACGCGTTGTCTTAGATACTGAAGTTGGTTTGAAATTACCATCAGGTCCGCAGGCTGCCACAGACTATCTCACGCAGAAATATCGAGCTAAGGTGGGGCAAATTACCGTTTTTGGTAAAGAGCAATGGTTTTCTCCAGTTGCCTCTGGCTCTGCCGCACCAAAGAGGATGGTGGTTTGCCCATGTTCAACGGGGACTTTATCGGCAATAAGTCACGGTATGAGTGACAACTTAATTGAGCGTGCTGCTGATGTTGTTATTAAAGAGCGCGGTCAGCTGATATTAATGGTACGGGAAACACCTTTTTCAACTATTCACCTGCAAAATATGCTTAACCTTTCTCAGTTGGGGGTTACTATTATGCCGGCAGCACCAGGCTTTTATCATAAAGCTGAATCTATTGATGATTTAATTGACTTTATGGTTGGGCGGGTACTTGATCATTTCGGTATTGAGCAAGACATTATGCCTCGTTGGGGCTATAACCTGTAA
- the def gene encoding peptide deformylase, with amino-acid sequence MTVLSILTAPNEKLQQQAVDVENVNEVQTLIDDMLDTMYNTDDGIGLAATQVGRKEAVVVIDISEERNEPLVLVNPKIIKGENLAKGQEGCLSVPGYYADVERFTKVTVQALDREGKEITIESDEFLAIVMQHEIDHLKGKLFIEYLSPLKQNMALKKVKKTLKRNA; translated from the coding sequence ATGACAGTGTTATCAATACTCACTGCCCCAAATGAGAAACTACAACAGCAGGCTGTAGATGTAGAAAACGTCAATGAAGTTCAGACATTAATTGATGACATGCTTGATACTATGTACAACACAGATGACGGTATTGGCTTAGCTGCGACACAAGTTGGCAGAAAAGAAGCCGTTGTTGTCATTGATATATCTGAAGAGCGTAATGAGCCTTTGGTTTTGGTTAACCCGAAAATTATTAAGGGAGAAAACCTAGCTAAAGGCCAAGAAGGTTGTCTCTCAGTACCTGGCTACTATGCTGATGTAGAGCGCTTTACTAAAGTTACAGTTCAAGCGCTTGATAGAGAAGGTAAAGAGATCACCATAGAATCTGATGAGTTTCTCGCTATTGTTATGCAGCATGAAATAGATCACTTAAAAGGTAAGTTATTTATTGAATACTTATCACCGTTAAAGCAAAACATGGCCTTGAAAAAGGTGAAAAAAACACTAAAGCGTAATGCTTAG